From a region of the Methanolinea sp. genome:
- the cas2 gene encoding type I-E CRISPR-associated endoribonuclease Cas2, with the protein MGFMVIVTENAPPSLRGKLTIWLLEIRAGVYIGNYSIKVREMIWKHVLLGLGKGNAVMAWHVPNDAGFDFVTTGINRRIPCEMDGIKLISFLPEEKSKSKK; encoded by the coding sequence ATGGGATTCATGGTGATTGTGACCGAAAATGCACCCCCCTCCCTGCGAGGAAAACTTACAATCTGGCTCCTTGAGATCCGTGCAGGGGTATATATAGGTAATTACTCGATTAAAGTACGGGAAATGATATGGAAGCATGTACTTCTGGGATTGGGAAAGGGTAATGCCGTGATGGCATGGCACGTCCCAAACGATGCGGGGTTTGATTTTGTCACTACCGGTATAAACAGGCGGATTCCATGCGAGATGGATGGAATTAAATTGATCTCATTCTTACCTGAAGAAAAATCAAAATCAAAAAAGTAA